One Cryptomeria japonica chromosome 9, Sugi_1.0, whole genome shotgun sequence genomic window carries:
- the LOC131051279 gene encoding uncharacterized protein LOC131051279 produces the protein MERGSRYTSPHNSQEDCLWLSRRKGIMILSPTREESRRAHVGLAEFYSSGARSELVKNERFPTSSVNKFRQSFNEAERDCEFRLASHEVPNPDELISSLSHRGHCSIYSPSHHCNAEEDVCYNCFSCMRNKAMGKDLELTEDKKDNQFASMWGEGIVLDGCGILLKKPIVLGDGRVRPFFLLPPETPDSLCNPKSYDADNILGSKKVTPCSIGNADFGYTNSVASQFGEESQLLTTDSSYKLQCARLSHGQDKLQCSRSNGEVFEKEERDIFNYSRRAVYPFSFLQSEIPAVTSESSSLPRGLSYGEHTSSLHARFEDFSNTKLCEAIASERHGQRDTYSSEAIASERHRQRDTYSKENSSVLHTGNCSSNDFPLYSTRQVHGGVVAACTENIRRDSSHIIPMPHDNYNKGKHIPCHNYNDSPQRQESWQCGSVRPHSDVQINDCMENTTNLRKHFIGENEDMAVQNDPLDDHGDIYRSFSPRAITSGLNGDLFRSSRRGLPSVLRVEVSRSPLTRHAREEYSFGKNDFVMDFEQAARDHFPEAAVDLHKSSLSSPSRSKLSIGGLDKHGYEKRVLKRKYIAEDNHRGGLQQRPLNDQGRSRKLRKMDLHENGWVDKEGTSRSSIHSQRHRNFDTISISVNNSSDMQRKKISKSKPQIKFSSSLNLMKINCNGEDKSDYRNYEQDIHHPCNSQKHKSECIKQDRFLNKYREENDLVNDRDPVQLSDLPEDSEKFKQKVQKAFLRFVKILNENPGECKIYEENGRYGSLLCIVCSSLSKVYGTTHSLVTHAFNCQKVVLRAEHLGLHKALCVIMGWNYAVVPDNAYVYQSLAKPDAIAIKEDLILWPPLVIIHTYTFKNKQDECQIVTSNLEMDDILRELGFSSGKSKAVDCSTASRGTYVVKFSPTYSGLQEAQRLHKYCEEKHRGRNNWVQLQSQHKSQQGVGKKPRQLQDDRHAENGKIFGKKPRQLQDDRHAENGKILGKKPRQLQDDRHAENGKILGKEPCQLQDDRHAENGKMFGKKPHQLQDDRHVENGKIFYGYTGIAGDLDKVDFDTKKRSLVKSRKDIEAIACDPVLGA, from the exons ATGGAAAGAGGATCAAGGTATACAAGTCCCCATAACTCGCAGGAGGACTGTCTTTGGTTAAGCCGAAGAAAAGGAATAATGATTTTATCTCCAACGAGGGAAGAGTCAAGAAGAGCTCATGTTGGGCTCGCGGAATTTTACTCTTCCGGTGCTAGGTCAGAATTAGTAAAGAATGAACGTTTTCCCACGTCTTCTGTTAATAAATTCAGACAGTCATTCAATGAAGCAGAAAGAGACTGCGAGTTCAGACTGGCATCGCATGAAGTGCCAAACCCTGACGAGTTAATTAGCTCATTATCACACAGAGGGCATTGTAGTATTTATTCTCCATCTCATCACTGTAACGCGGAAGAGGATGTCTgctataattgcttttcttgcatgCGAAACAAAGCCATGGGCAAGGATTTGGAATTAACTGAAGACAAGAAGGATAACCAATTTGCTAGTATGTGGGGAGAGGGTATAGTTTTAGATGGCTGTGGTATTCTTCTAAAGAAGCCTATTGTGTTGGGGGATGGGAGAGTGAGGCCATTTTTCTTATTGCCTCCTGAGACTCCAGACTCATTATGCAACCCCAAATCATACGACGCAGATAACATACTTGGGAGTAAGAAGGTGACACCATGTTCCATTGGCAATGCAGATTTCGGTTACACTAATTCAGTTGCATcacaatttggagaagaatctCAACTTCTTACAACAGATAGCAGTTATAAACTGCAATGCGCCAGACTATCACATGGACAAGATAAACTACAATGCAGCAGATCAAATGGAGAAGTTTTTGAGAAGGAAGAAAGAGATATATTTAATTACTCAAGAAGAGCCGTTTATCCGTTTAGCTTTTTACAGTCTGAAATTCCTGCAGTAACAAGTGAATCGTCTAGTTTACCTAGAGGTTTATCATATGGTGAACATACAAGTTCATTACATGCACGGTTTGAAGACTTTTCTAATACAAAGTTGTGTGAAGCTATTGCAAGTGAGAGACACGGGCAAAGGGATACATACAGTAGTGAAGCTATTGCAAGTGAGAGACACAGGCAAAGGGATACATACAGTAAAGAGAATAGCTCGGTGCTTCACACAGGGAATTGTTCTAGCAATGACTTTCCGCTTTATTCAACAAGACAAGTGCATGGTGGTGTGGTTGCTGCATGCACAGAAAATATCAGGAGAGATAGTTCTCATATTATTCCAATGCCTCATGACAACTACAACAAAGGGAAGCACATCCCATGTCACAATTATAACGATAGCCCCCAAAGGCAAGAATCTTGGCAATGTGGATCTGTAAGACCACATTCGGATGTTCAAATTAATGATTGCATGGAAAATACCACAAATTTGAGGAAACACTTTATAGGAGAAAATGAAGATATGGCTGTACAGAATGATCCACTGGATGATCATGGAGACATATATAGGTCATTCTCACCGAGGGCTATTACCAGTGGTTTGAATGGAGATCTTTTCAGATCGAGCAGAAGAGGCCTACCATCTGTTTTGAGAGTGGAGGTGTCCAGGAGTCCTCTAACCAGACATGCCAGGGAAGAGTATTCATTTGGAAAAAATGATTTTGTTATGGATTTCGAACAAGCAGCAAGGGATCACTTTCCAGAGGCTGCTGTTGATCTGCATAAATCCAGTTTGAGCTCACCGTCAAGATCAAAGTTATCTATTGGAGGATTGGACAAGCATGGATATGAAAAAAGAGTTTTGAAGAGAAAGTATATTGCGGAGGATAATCACAGAGGTGGATTACAACAGAGGCCATTGAATGACCAGGGCAGATCAAGGAAGCTCCGAAAAATGGATCTCCATGAGAATGGATGGGTAGATAAAGAAGGAACTTCAAGGAGTTCTATACATTCACAGAGACACAGAAATTTTGATACTATATCCATATCTGTGAACAATTCCTCTGATATGCAGAGAAAAAAAATTTCTAAGTCAAAGCCTCAAATTAAATTCAGCAGTTCACTAAATCTGATGAAAATCAATTGCAACGGTGAGGATAAATCTGATTACAGAAACTATGAGCAAGATATTCACCATCCTTGCAACTCTCAGAAACACAAAAGTGAGTGTATTAAACAAGACAGGTTTTTGAATAAATACCGTGAAGAAAATGATCTGGTGAATGATAGGGATCCTGTTCAGCTGTCTGACTTGCCTGAAGATTCTGAGAAATTCAAGCAAAAAGTTCAGAAAGCATTCCTACGTTTTGTAAAAATTCTCAATGAGAATCCAGGGGAATGTAAAATATATGAAGAGAACGGGAGATATGGATCCCTACTTTGCATCGTGTGTAGCAG CCTTTCAAAAGTTTATGGGACGACACACAGCCTGGTTACGCATGCTTTCAACTGTCAGAAAGTTGTCCTTAGAGCTGAGCACCTGGGATTACACAAGGCGTTGTGTGTTATAATGGGCTGGAATTATGCTGTGGTGCCTGATAATGCATATGTTTACCAGTCATTGGCGAAACCTGATGCAATAGCCATTAAAGAAGATCTTATTCTATGGCCACCATTAGTTATCATTCACACTTATACTTTTAAAAACAAGCAAGATGAATGTCAGATCGTCACTAGCAATCTGGAAATGGATGACATTCTCAGAG AACTTGGATTCAGCAGTGGCAAATCAAAGGCCGTAGATTGTAGTACTGCCAGTCGAGGCACATATGTAGTTAAATTCTCTCCAACATATTCTGGTTTACAGGAGGCTCAGCGGCTgcacaaatattgtgaagaaaaaCATCGTGGAAGAAATAATTGGGTTCAActtcaatctcaacataaaagccAACAAGGTGTTGGCAAAAAACCTCGTCAATTGCAGGATGACAGACATGCGGAGAATGGAAAGATATTTGGCAAAAAGCCTCGTCAATTGCAGGATGACAGACATGCGGAGAATGGAAAGATACTTGGCAAAAAACCTCGTCAATTGCAGGATGACAGACACGCGGAGAATGGAAAGATACTTGGCAAAGAACCTTGTCAATTGCAGGATGACAGACATGCGGAGAATGGAAAGATGTTTGGCAAAAAACCTCATCAATTGCAGGATGACAGACATGTGGAGAATGGAAAGATTTTCTATGGCTACACTGGAATTGCTGGGGATCTAGATAAAGTTGATTTTGATACTAAGAAGAGATCTCTGGTGAAGAGTAGGAAGGATATAGAAGCTATCGCATGTGATCCAGTTTTGGGAGCTTAG